Proteins encoded within one genomic window of Mesobacillus subterraneus:
- a CDS encoding glycoside hydrolase family 31 protein — translation MLDTTSFAILPTQEKIEGEPKLHVGSVKSFAWKDHMLTGTNEHGEFLIYFAEKKIPRIIINPFGKVDSASSIAVSLKQVPHEASFQETNDLLMITCDSVKVEVTKVPFTIKISNDQGTIFQSGSPSAFYKNSGEVFFDALMETDDVFYGFGEKTGFLNKRGSKLSMWNTDVYAPHNKDTVELYQSIPYFAVHNKQRSYGLFFDNTFKTEFDTQTYSNKYRMSANGGQLDFYVFAGENLKEITTLYTELTGKMSLPPKWAIGYHQSRYSYRSEEEVLEVANRFKQEGIPLDCIFFDIHYMREYRVFTFDKDHFPQPENLISTLLNSGIKVVPIVDPGVKKDVQYPVYAEGVNKGLFCKYLDGQIYYGDVWPGTSAFPDFMNSEVRNWWGSLHKFYTDLGIEGIWNDMNEPSVFNESKTMDLDVMHDVDGELKPHLEMHNTYGLYMSKATAEGLSGLLPDKRPFVLTRAGYAGIQRYATVWTGDNRSHWEHLEMSLPMIMNLGISGVAFTGADVGGFSSDCTPELLIRWTQVGAFMPYFRNHSVQDSIRQEPWVFGEDTTEIVKKYIKLRYKWLPYLYSLFHESSQTGVPIVRPLVMEYPEDENTFNISDQFLLGSNVMIAPILRPGTTHRSIYLPEGVWYDYWTKESYQGGKYVLIEAALDKLPIFIKEGTILPMGSEVQNTTENQILEIEVYGGDNGKFSLYEDDGSSHGYKDGHYSITNFQTDMNDGYLRVNVNISGDKQWKSQVKGMKVYGYSGDVRVENLSEVREPEKWKIEIL, via the coding sequence GTGTTAGATACAACTAGTTTTGCTATCCTTCCAACCCAGGAAAAGATCGAAGGCGAGCCTAAATTACATGTCGGGTCAGTCAAATCTTTCGCGTGGAAAGATCATATGCTAACAGGCACTAATGAGCATGGTGAGTTTTTGATTTATTTTGCAGAAAAAAAGATTCCTAGAATCATCATAAATCCATTTGGAAAAGTAGACTCGGCATCGAGCATTGCTGTTTCACTTAAGCAAGTTCCTCATGAGGCATCGTTTCAGGAAACGAATGACCTATTAATGATTACCTGTGATTCGGTAAAAGTTGAGGTGACCAAAGTACCTTTCACAATAAAGATATCGAATGACCAAGGAACAATATTCCAATCGGGGAGTCCGTCAGCTTTTTATAAAAACAGTGGAGAAGTCTTTTTTGATGCACTGATGGAGACTGATGATGTCTTTTACGGATTTGGGGAAAAGACTGGATTCCTCAATAAGAGAGGTTCGAAACTGTCGATGTGGAATACGGACGTTTATGCACCGCACAATAAGGACACGGTCGAGCTGTATCAATCCATCCCATATTTTGCTGTACATAACAAGCAGAGATCTTATGGACTTTTCTTTGATAATACATTTAAAACCGAATTTGATACCCAGACCTACTCAAATAAATACAGGATGAGTGCCAATGGTGGGCAACTCGACTTCTACGTTTTTGCTGGTGAGAACTTAAAGGAAATCACTACCCTTTATACCGAGCTGACAGGAAAGATGAGTCTGCCTCCCAAATGGGCGATTGGATATCATCAGTCCCGCTATAGCTATCGATCAGAAGAAGAGGTCCTGGAAGTCGCTAATCGGTTCAAACAAGAAGGCATCCCGCTGGATTGTATATTTTTCGATATCCATTATATGAGGGAATATCGAGTATTTACCTTTGATAAGGATCATTTTCCGCAACCTGAAAATCTGATCTCTACCTTATTAAATAGCGGGATTAAGGTTGTGCCAATTGTAGATCCAGGAGTTAAAAAGGATGTTCAGTATCCTGTGTACGCAGAAGGGGTAAACAAGGGCTTGTTTTGTAAGTATCTTGATGGACAGATTTATTATGGGGATGTCTGGCCTGGAACGAGTGCATTTCCTGACTTTATGAATTCTGAGGTAAGGAATTGGTGGGGAAGTTTGCACAAATTCTATACCGATCTCGGCATTGAAGGAATTTGGAATGATATGAATGAACCGTCTGTCTTCAATGAAAGCAAGACCATGGATCTCGATGTGATGCATGATGTGGATGGAGAACTGAAACCGCATTTGGAGATGCACAACACCTACGGACTCTATATGAGCAAAGCAACTGCCGAAGGACTTTCAGGGCTACTCCCCGATAAACGTCCTTTCGTTTTGACCCGTGCTGGTTATGCGGGTATCCAAAGATATGCCACCGTCTGGACGGGAGATAACCGAAGCCACTGGGAGCATCTTGAAATGTCACTGCCAATGATTATGAATCTTGGCATATCAGGGGTTGCTTTTACTGGAGCGGATGTTGGCGGTTTCTCTTCTGACTGTACACCCGAATTGTTGATTAGGTGGACACAGGTCGGGGCTTTCATGCCTTATTTCAGAAATCATAGTGTACAGGACAGTATCCGCCAGGAGCCATGGGTTTTTGGTGAAGACACAACTGAAATAGTAAAAAAATACATCAAGCTGAGATATAAGTGGCTCCCTTATCTATATTCCCTTTTCCATGAGTCATCTCAAACGGGAGTTCCAATCGTTCGTCCTCTTGTGATGGAATATCCAGAGGATGAAAATACATTTAATATCAGCGATCAGTTCCTATTGGGGAGCAATGTCATGATCGCGCCTATTTTACGTCCGGGTACCACCCATCGGTCCATCTATCTTCCTGAGGGAGTTTGGTATGATTACTGGACTAAAGAATCCTATCAAGGTGGAAAGTATGTCTTAATAGAGGCCGCATTAGATAAGCTCCCAATCTTTATAAAAGAAGGAACTATTCTTCCTATGGGGTCAGAGGTTCAAAATACAACTGAAAATCAAATCCTTGAGATTGAAGTTTATGGTGGTGATAATGGGAAGTTCAGTTTGTATGAAGATGATGGAAGTTCCCATGGCTATAAAGATGGTCATTATTCCATCACGAATTTCCAAACTGATATGAATGACGGTTATCTGAGAGTTAATGTAAATATAAGTGGAGATAAGCAATGGAAAAGCCAAGTAAAAGGGATGAAGGTTTATGGCTACTCGGGAGACGTTAGGGTTGAGAATTTATCTGAAGTAAGGGAGCCGGAGAAATGGAAAATCGAGATACTGTAG
- a CDS encoding Z1 domain-containing protein: MKTINTELSRLKTLLTLYLKEYEDSITEEEALQIINDVITSHCTIKKLSIDEYLKEFPFMVKQLMEYALDIKFVTTNEGIILTNDNKETIEEKTKRLEEMKLNTSFWNQWNAYCRHMIENYHVKENVIKNLDNDTDKILLNLPIPSEEVEFTIRGLVCGFVQSGKTRNYAALINKALDLGYDIIIILAGIPVILRNQAQKRMEFDVIGIDTLTGRRIGIGEKLENASLVEPLTKRDKKEPHGTKDLNGDVGRERMRHLPPYNGNKQIIFVVKKNVEGLTALYTWLKGLPIFKSGVNKIIDQSLLIVDDEADHCSNTGEKTEKPSAINREIRKILGLFRKNALVGYTATPFANIFLDPTEGDDLFPKDFIFLMQPPINYIGPFEFHGIDYNGSVIKRMPLMRKTDELDSFNGKTIHDWNYPEYGINPSLKVAINTFLLSGAIRRLRGYGHQHCSMLIHISTSMSSHTDVKLAVEKYLDEVKNSVFSKGKENDFWEEIEKLWLEDFIGTSKEMEEIDSNKFGTTVVYDMDFHFNEIKLEIAEFLKELEGVYKINSDKDADFLDYHGFEKENGRPLKVICVGGATLSRGVTIEGLTSSYYGRNSLQVDTVLQCGRFYGYRDGYRDLVRVYANKEIQLILRMSAQVVFQLITQFKQMEKKGETPKDFGFYIEDMLQGYLKPTSKKKMRRYEAVESSFSGFASDMASFKLDDKVSEHNQNVTANFISSLGTPYNENEISWRNVESSKVIDYLLQMKISKYSRFREALLLRDYIEEVNRKFNHLKYFDVVLVKTKRTKGENDLQIGPYNVSAVKRSASFVEDDSNYAVINGGRTISGTHLKLGLTEEQRNRYDEIYPNDNSITEKKVRPIRGEHGSIIIYTFCPDHINNTLKLKSEDKLKIAPIGFHIMLPECDKYENRKTMANLVYYLKNVLGGNVV, translated from the coding sequence ATGAAGACGATAAATACGGAACTATCTAGGTTAAAAACACTTCTTACTTTGTATTTAAAAGAGTATGAAGACTCAATTACTGAAGAAGAAGCTCTTCAAATAATAAATGATGTAATAACATCACATTGCACTATAAAAAAACTAAGTATTGATGAATATCTTAAGGAATTTCCATTTATGGTAAAACAACTGATGGAATATGCCTTGGACATAAAATTTGTTACAACTAACGAAGGAATAATATTGACCAATGATAACAAAGAGACAATTGAAGAGAAAACGAAGAGGTTGGAGGAAATGAAGTTAAATACCTCTTTTTGGAATCAATGGAATGCCTATTGTAGGCATATGATTGAAAACTATCATGTAAAGGAAAATGTAATAAAGAACTTGGATAATGATACTGATAAAATCCTACTCAACCTACCAATTCCAAGTGAAGAAGTAGAGTTTACTATTCGTGGACTAGTTTGTGGCTTTGTCCAGTCTGGGAAAACTCGAAATTATGCTGCTTTAATAAACAAGGCACTTGATTTGGGTTATGACATAATCATTATTTTAGCTGGTATACCAGTTATTTTACGGAACCAGGCACAAAAGAGGATGGAATTTGACGTAATAGGTATTGATACATTGACAGGCAGAAGGATTGGAATCGGTGAAAAACTGGAAAACGCTTCATTAGTAGAGCCTCTGACAAAAAGAGATAAGAAGGAACCACATGGTACAAAAGATTTAAATGGAGATGTTGGAAGAGAACGGATGCGTCATTTACCTCCTTACAATGGGAATAAGCAAATTATTTTTGTTGTAAAAAAGAACGTTGAAGGTTTAACTGCACTCTATACATGGTTAAAAGGTTTACCAATATTTAAGTCCGGCGTAAATAAAATAATTGACCAATCGTTGCTTATAGTGGACGATGAGGCCGACCACTGCTCAAATACAGGGGAAAAAACTGAAAAACCAAGTGCAATTAACAGGGAAATAAGAAAAATATTGGGTCTTTTTAGAAAAAACGCGCTCGTGGGCTATACCGCAACACCATTCGCTAATATTTTTCTAGACCCTACTGAAGGAGATGATTTATTTCCAAAGGATTTTATATTCTTAATGCAGCCTCCTATCAATTATATCGGTCCTTTTGAATTTCATGGAATCGATTATAATGGGTCTGTTATTAAGCGAATGCCACTAATGCGAAAAACAGATGAATTGGATTCGTTTAATGGGAAAACAATTCATGATTGGAACTATCCAGAATACGGTATTAATCCGTCTTTAAAAGTGGCTATAAATACTTTTCTCTTATCTGGCGCAATCCGACGGCTGCGAGGATATGGACACCAACACTGTTCTATGTTGATTCATATATCCACAAGTATGTCTTCTCATACTGATGTGAAACTTGCAGTTGAAAAATACCTAGATGAAGTAAAGAATAGCGTATTCAGTAAGGGAAAAGAAAATGATTTTTGGGAAGAAATTGAAAAATTATGGCTAGAAGATTTTATTGGAACCTCAAAAGAAATGGAAGAAATAGACTCAAATAAATTTGGTACGACAGTAGTATATGATATGGATTTTCATTTTAATGAAATAAAGTTAGAGATTGCTGAATTTCTTAAAGAACTAGAAGGGGTATACAAAATTAACAGTGATAAGGATGCAGATTTTTTAGATTATCATGGTTTTGAAAAGGAGAATGGAAGACCTCTAAAAGTAATTTGTGTAGGGGGGGCTACCCTTTCAAGAGGTGTTACTATTGAAGGGCTAACTTCCAGTTATTATGGTAGGAATTCTCTCCAAGTAGATACGGTTCTACAATGTGGTCGATTTTACGGATATCGAGATGGATATAGAGATTTAGTAAGAGTATATGCAAATAAGGAGATTCAACTGATTCTAAGAATGTCTGCTCAAGTTGTTTTTCAACTTATTACACAATTTAAGCAGATGGAAAAGAAAGGGGAAACGCCGAAAGACTTTGGTTTCTATATAGAAGATATGCTTCAAGGTTATTTAAAACCTACATCTAAAAAGAAGATGCGAAGGTATGAGGCAGTAGAAAGTTCTTTTTCAGGATTCGCCTCAGATATGGCCTCTTTTAAACTTGATGATAAGGTTTCGGAACACAATCAAAACGTAACGGCAAATTTTATTAGCTCATTAGGTACTCCATATAATGAGAATGAGATTAGTTGGCGTAACGTTGAATCATCTAAGGTAATAGACTACTTATTACAAATGAAAATAAGTAAATACTCTAGGTTTAGAGAAGCTCTGTTATTGAGGGACTATATAGAGGAGGTTAACCGGAAATTTAATCATCTAAAGTATTTTGATGTTGTGTTAGTTAAGACCAAGCGGACTAAAGGGGAAAACGACCTTCAAATAGGTCCGTATAATGTGTCTGCCGTTAAACGAAGTGCCAGCTTTGTAGAAGATGATTCAAATTATGCTGTAATTAATGGTGGACGTACAATATCAGGCACACATTTAAAATTAGGGCTAACTGAGGAACAGAGGAATCGTTATGATGAAATATATCCAAATGATAACTCTATAACCGAAAAAAAGGTACGGCCGATACGTGGTGAACATGGTTCAATAATAATATATACCTTTTGTCCTGACCATATTAATAATACTCTTAAACTGAAGAGTGAAGATAAACTTAAAATTGCTCCTATCGGATTTCATATTATGCTTCCCGAATGCGACAAATATGAAAATCGAAAAACAATGGCAAATCTTGTTTATTATTTAAAAAATGTGCTAGGCGGAAATGTAGTATGA